CAAAGACGAAGATGATTTTACTACTCTGTTCTCCGTAGCGGATCAATTGTCGAATTATTTAGTGCGCAGTACGACTAATCGCCAAGCGAAGACGCTGACGGAAGACGATGTGTTCCTTAAGCCACAAGTTGGTGATATGGAAACGACAGAATTTGACAAGATGCCTGAAGCGTTCAGAAAAGGTTATCAAATTACTATTCAAAACAAAGAGTTACTCAAACGCTACAGCGTGTCTTCATCTGAGTATCAGGATTACGTTGATCACAAAGAAGATGTACGCAGAAAGCTGCGATATGGCGACGAAATCACCGTTGATAAGATTGTTGTCCATAATCACACTCACTATAGTGATGCCATACTAGAGAAACATTTGGGCCTTAGTGCAGGTCATCGCTATAAAACGTCGGAAGTTGAGCAGAGTATTCAGAATCTTTACGCGTTAGATCGTTTTGAATTGATCACTTATCGCTATGATAAAATTGACGATCAGGACGCCTTAATTGTAAACGTCAAAGAAAAGTCTTGGGGTCCTAACTATGTCAACTTCCGTTTCTTCCTGGAAGATGACTTTGATACTGACAGTCAATACGCAATAGGGGTATCGACCAATTTTACCAATATCAATGAGTTTGGCGCTGAGCTGACTCTTAATGTTGAAATGGGCACAGATAAACTCATAGAAGGGGAATTTTACAGCCCGATTTTTTCCAGTTCTGACGTGTTCACTACTTTGGGCGTCACGTTCAGCAATGAAAAGGTCAATGTGTCTAACGATGTAGGGGAAGTGCCGTCACTCAAAGCGACTCAAGATTTTTTCCCGATATCGTTTACTGAGTGGGAATCTGAGTGGGCTGTGGGTTACCAAGATACTTTGTGGCGACGATTTAAAGTCGGTGTCAGATACACTGATGGCTCAGGAGAACTCGCGTCGCTGCCATCATTGGGTGACGTCTCATTTAAGCGATTAGGTGCGTTTGCCAATTATCGCATCGATACCTTAGATAACTACAGTTTGCCCAATAGAGGGCTGTACTTGAATCTGGATTACCTAGTGTCACATGATGAAAGTGTCGGCAGTTCAGGTAGTGTTTTCGCAGGTCATGATGAAGATACGGCTTATGAATATGGTGCTAAGATCGTCTATGCCAATAGCTTCTCGCGCCATACTTTGGTTGCGAACCTCGATGTTGGAGTGGTAGAAAGCAAAAATTCTTCTCTTATCATCGACCCCAAAGAGCTTGGCGGCTTCCTCAATTTATCTGGTATCCCACGTAATAGCTTGATTGGTCAGAACAAAGCGTTTGGTAGTTTGGTGTATCGCTACCGTTGGTTCGACAATGACTTTGGGTTGTTTTCTTCACCATTTTACTTAGGTGCGTCTTTTGAATACGGTGGTGTTTGGTCAGATCCAAGCATCAAACTCGATTCGGCGCCATTGTACGCTGCAGGTTCTCTGTTTGCCGGGGTTGATTCTCCCGTTGGGCCAATCATGTTTGGCTATGGCAGAACAGAACAAAACTACGATTCTATATACTTGATTATAGGGACGAGTTTTAAATAGTTATTTAATAATTCATTCAATCAATCATCTATTATCAAAGCAGGGAATTGATGAAATTAAGCAAAGAAAATCATAGAACTTTAGTCTTAAGTTGCTATGTTGGTCAAAATGATGAGATTTTAATTTATCGTTAAATTTGCTATCCTACTGCCCACAGTTTGGCCTCTCTGGCACTGTTTCTCACTCAAGATGAATGAAAAATATGGCAAAAAGGAGAGCCAAGTTTCCAAGGATGTTCACTTCGTTACGTTGAATAATAGTAATAATAACGGAGGAACCGCAATGAGAGGAAAAAGTCGTGCTTGAAGCCTATCGTAAACACGTCGCAGAGCGTGCTGCTGAAGGAGTTGTTCCTAAACCACTAGACGCCGAGCAAGTTGCTGGTCTTGTCGAACTTCTGAAAAATCCCCCTCAAGGTGAAGAAACTGTAATTCTTGACCTACTAGAAAATCGTATCCCACCTGGCGTAGATGAAGCTGCATATGTCAAAGCAGGTTTTCTGACGGCTATTACCAAAGGCGAAGTGGAATCGCCACTGGTAAGTCGTGAAAAAGCAGCTGAGTTGTTGGGTACGATGCAGGGTGGCTACAATATCGCTCCGCTAGTTGACCTTCTTGATGATGACGCGTTGGCATCTATTGCTGCAAAAGCACTATCTCACACTCTACTCATGTTTGATGCTTTCTATGACGTAGAGGAGAAAGCGAAAGCAGGTAACACTTACGCACAGCAAGTACTGCAATCTTGGGCTGATGCTGAGTGGTTTACCTCGAAAGAGAAAGTTGCTGAGAAAATTACCGTTAAAGTATTCAAAGTCACTGGTGAAACTAACACCGATGACTTGTCTCCGGCGCCTGATGCATGGTCGCGCCCAGATATCCCAGTGCACGCGAAAGCGATGCTGAAAATGGAACGTGATGGTATCAACCCAGACGAACCAGGAAGCGTTGGTCCTATCAAACAAATCGAAGAGCTACAAAAAGATGGTATTCCATTGGCTTACGTCGGTGATGTCGTGGGTACCGGTTCTTCACGTAAGTCAGCGACTAACTCTGTACTTTGGTTCATGGGTGAAGATATCCCATTTGTACCAAACAAACGTACAGGCGGTATCTGTTTAGGCGGTAAGATCGCACCAATCTTCTACAACACGATGGAAGACTCAGGTGCACTACCAATTGAGCTAAACGTTCAAGACATGAACATGGGTGACGTGATTGAAATTTACCCATATGAAGGTGTTGTGCGCAAAGGTGGCGCAGAAATTTCAAACTTTGAGCTGAGCAAGGTACTGCTTGATGAAGTGCGCGCTGGTGGCCGTATTCCATTGATCATTGGTCGTGGTTTAACAAGTCGTGCTCGTACTTCGCTTGGCCTAGAAGAAAACGATCTGTTTGCGAAGCCGATTGATCCTTCCGCATCAAGCAAGGGTTACACACTGGCTCAGAAGATGGTCGGTAAAGCATGTGGCGTTGAAGGTGTTCGCGCTGGTCAATACTGCGAACCTAAGATGACGACAGTCGGTTCTCAGGATACAACTGGCCCTATGACGCGTGATGAGCTAAAAGACCTTGCGTGTCTTGGCTTCTCAGCTGATCTAGTGATGCAGTCATTCTGTCATACTTCTGCGTATCCAAAACCAGTCGACGTCAACACGCACCATACGTTGCCTGATTTCATCATGAACCGTGGTGGTGTCTCTCTTCGTCCAGGCGATGGCGTTATCCACTCATGGCTAAACCGTATGCTTCTTCCTGATACTGTTGGTACAGGTGGTGACTCGCACACTCGTTTCCCTCTGGGTATTTCATTCCCAGCTGGTTCTGGTCTAGTTGCGTTTGCTGCAGCGACAGGTGTTATGCCGCTTGATATGCCGGAATCAATCTTGGTTCGTTTTAAAGGCGAAATGCAGCCAGGTATCACGCTACGTGATTTAGTTCATGCGATTCCTTACTACGCCATTCAACAAGGTCTATTGACAGTTGAGAAAGCGGGTAAGATTAACGAATTCTCTGGCCGCGTGCTTGAGATTGAAGGTGTTGAACACCTAACGGTTGAGCAGGCGTTTGAGCTTTCAGATGCTTCTGCAGAGCGTTCAGCGGCTGGTTGTACAGTTAAATTGTCTCAAGAGTCGATTGAAGAGTATCTAAACTCGAATATCACCATGCTTAAGTGGATGATTTCCGAAGGTTACGGTGACCGTCGTACTATCGAGCGTCGTATCACTGCGATGGAAGAGTGGTTGGCGAAGCCAGAGTTGATGGAAGCAGACGCAGATGCGGAATACGCTCACATCATTGAAATCGACCTAGCAGAAATTGATCAACCTATTCTGTGTGCACCAAACGATCCAGATGACGCTCGTCTACTTTCTGAAGTTCAGGGTACCAATATCGATGAAGTCTTCATTGGTTCTTGTATGACTAACATCGGCCATTTCCGCGCTGCAGGTAAGCTACTAGAACAGTTCGGTGGTCAGTTAGATACTCGCCTATGGGTGGCTCCACCAACGAAGATGGACCGCGATCAGCTAACCGAAGAAGGTTACTACGGTATATACGGCCGTGCTGGTGTTCGTATTGAAACGCCAGGGTGTTCACTATGTATGGGTAACCAGGCACGTGTGGCAGATAAGGCGACAGTAATGTCAACGTCGACACGTAACTTCCCGAACCGTTTAGGTACCGGTGCTAACGTTTATCTTGCTTCTGCTGAGCTTTCGGCGGTTGGTGCGATTCTAGGTAAGATTCCCACTAAGGAAGAGTATCTAGAGTACGCGAAGCAAATCGACGCGACAGCCGCAGATACCTACCGTTACTTGAACTTCCATAAGATGGATCAGTACACTAAGAAAGCGGACTCAGTGATTTTTCAAGAGCCTGCATAATTAGCTCTGGAACACTGAATGGCTGACTAAGCGCCCACCTTAAGGTGGGCGCTTTTTTTGGACAATGGGAACGGACTTGGTCCTATGGAACGCTTCGCTCTAGATGCGAGAGTAGTAGGATCTATTCTAATTCTGTCATTCCCTAGACTGACGAAGGAAGGAGTAGGGAATCTCTTCAAGTATGTCGTTGTTTTAAAAGATCCCCAACTCATTCGTTCCTCATTCTTGAGGATGACGAGAGTGAGTTGCAATTAATCATAAGAATGGAGTTTGTCGTCTATACCTCGCCTCACACCTTTAGTCCTTGTATACTCCCGCCCATTGAGTTAGGCAGAACCGCAAGAGGCGCCCTATGGAATTTGAGTTTATTAGAAACACTTTAATGGGCGAGTACTACGTTAAGTCGAGTATGGGCCATGAAATTGCTGGTCGCTGGTTGCAGGAAGAAATCGGTAAGGATTGGCAGAAGATAGAGCAGGTCGAGTCTATGCTAGAGGCTGTACACCAGTCTCCACTTCAGGAACACACCATGCTGGGTACTGAGATTTCCATCTCTATTCATGGTGATGAAGTCACCATTCAAGAGAATGTGTTGGCGCATGGGGAAGCGATGGCAGAAGACAGCGAGTTTAATTTTTATGACAGTGAGAGTACGGCCAGTTGTGGCTTAGATGACTTTGAGCTACTGATTGAACAATGGAAAGGTTTTCTGACCACCAAATAAATCTGCACTGATATAGTGAAGAATGAAATTATTGCCTCATTATTGTGATAAAGGCGCACCGTTATGGTGCGCCTTTTTGTGTATTTGGCCCTCTGCGATTAATAAATCATTAATTATCAAATGCTTAATAAGTTGGCATGTCACTTGGATTATTAAAGATAAAAAGGATGACAGCTTCAGAGAGGATGCGATGAAACTTATTAATGCGATTATCAAACCATTCAAATTAGACGATGTTCGAGAGGCTCTTGCTGATGTCGGTATCGAAGGTATGACGGTATCCGAAGTGAAAGGATTTGGGCGTCAGAAAGGCCACACCGAGCTTTATCGTGGTGCAGAGTATCAAGTGGATTTCCTGCCTAAGGTGAAACTCGAGATAGCAACACAGGCTGAAAATGTAGACCGCGTGATTGAAGCTGTATCCAAAGCGGCGCACACAGGAAAAATCGGTGACGGAAAAATCTTTGTTTATGACCTGAGCCAGGCAGTGCGCATTCGTACTGGTGAAATGGACGCTGAGGCGCTTTAAGAATTCAAAGAACTGGAGATAAAAAAATGGAATTAACAACCACAGTAACCGAATTACGTTATGCACTAGACACTTTTTTTCTTCCTCATTTCAGGTGCGTTGGTCATGTGGATGGCGGCTGGTTTTGCCATGCTTGAGGCGGGTTTAGTTCGTTCAAAGAACACCACTGAAATTCTGACCAAAAATGTTTGCTTATATGCAATTGCATGTACCATGTATTTGGTCGTTGGCTACAACATCATGTATGTCGACAATGGTGAAGGCGGCTGGCTACCTTCATTTGGTACGTTGATAGGAACACAAGGGGAAGGCGCAGACCACTCTCTAGAATCTGACTTCTTCTTCCAAGTGGTGTTTGTTGCGACAGCTATGTCTGTTGTGTCTGGTGCGGTCGCAGAGCGAATGAAGTTATGGTCATTCCTTATTTTCTCAATGGTACTTACGGCATTTATCTACCCAATGGAAGGTTACTGGACTTGGGGAGGAGGTTTCTTGTCAGAAGCGGGATTTAGTGACTTTGCTGGCTCAGGTATTGTACACATGGCGGGTGCAGCCGCGGCATTAGCAGGTGTATTACTGTTAGGCGCTCGAAAAGGCAAATACGGGAAAAATGGTGAGATTTACCCAATTCCGGGTTCGAACATGCCCCTTGCGACACTGGGTACCTTTATCCTTTGGTTCGGTTGGTTTGGTTTCAACGGTGGTTCTCAGTTGATGGTCTCTGACTTTGAGAATGCAACGGCAGTAGGTCAAATCTTCCTCAACACAAATGCGGCAGCAGCAGCTGGTGCGATTGCCGCTCTTCTGGTGTGTAAAACGACGTGGGGTAAAGCAGACCTAACGATGATCCTCAATGGTGCATTGGCTGGTCTGGTTGCCATCACTGCCGATCCGCTGTCTCCATCGCCAATCTATGCCGTGGCTATTGGTGCAGTATCGGGCGCACTTGTCGTGTTCAGTATCATTGCGCTTGATAAGCTCAAGGTTGACGATCCAGTGGGGGCGATTTCGGTGCACGGTGTATGTGGTTTCTTCGGCCTGATGGTTGTGCCACTGAGTAATGGTGATGCAACGTTTGGTGCTCAGCTATTGGGTGCGGCGGTTATCTTTGCTTGGGTGTTCGGTGCAAGTCTTGCGGTGTGGGCAGTGCTTAAAGCAACGATCGGAATCCGAGTGTCTGAAGATGAAGAATTGGAAGGTATGGACATGCACGATTGTGGTGTGGGTGCCTACCCTGAATTTGTGACTGTGAAATAAGTTCGAACAAGACACAGACTGTTACAAATAAAATACTCAAAAACCTGCCAAGTTCGGCAGGTTTTTGCGTTTTACAGCATTGTTTTCTAAATCATCATGAATATAATAACGCAACTGATAAACGTTATCATTACGAAGTTAAAGGACTGAACCAATGAAAAAACTGCTGACTCTTTCTGCTCTGGCATGTGCGACATTAGCACCGACTGCGATGGCTGCTGAAGAAGTGAACGTCTACTCTTACCGTCAACCTTTCCTAGTTGAACCTATGTTCAACGAGTTCACTAAAGAAACAGGCATCAAAGTAAACGTTAAGTTCGCAAAGAAAGGCCTAGCAGAGAAACTAGCTCAAGAAGGCGAGTACAGCCCAGCTGACGTGATTCTGACGGTAGACATCAGCCGTTTGTCTGAGCTAACTAAGCAAGACTTGGTTCAGTCAGTAGAAAGCGCTGTTCTTGAAAAGAACATCCCAGCTCAGTACCAAGATGCTGACAATGAGTGGTTTGCTCTGACAACCCGTACTCGTAGCGTTTACTCTTCACGTGACCGTGTTGGTAAGCTAGGTGATGATTTCACGTACGCTGATCTTACTAAGCCTGAATTCAAAGGCAAAATCTGTACTCGTAGTGGTAAGCACCCTTACAACGTTTCTCTCGTCTCTTCCATGATTGCTCATAAAGGCGAAGCGGAAACTAAAGAGTGGCTAGAAGGCGTTAAAGCTAACCTAGCGCGTAAACCTCAAGGTAACGACCGTGCACAGGTTAAAGCGATTAAAGAAGGTCTATGTGACGTTTCTCTGGGTAACAGCTACTACCTAGGTAAGATGGTGAACGATAAAGAGCAGAAAGCGTGGGCTGATGCGGTTTACATTAACTTCCCTAACCAGAAAACAACTGGTACGCATGTAAACATCTCTGGTATGGCAATGGCTAAGTACTCTCCGAACAAAGAGAACGCACTTAAGCTGATGGAATTCCTAGCGGGTGATAAAGCTCAAAGCATGTACGCTGAAGTGAACTACGAGTACCCAGTGAAAGAAGGCGTTAAGCGTTCTGACCTAGTAGCATCTTGGGGCGATTTCAAAGCTGACACGATTTCTCTCGATGAAATTGCCGACCACCACGCAGCAGCAATCAAGCTTCTTGATGAAGTGAAGTTCGACCTGTAATCGTTCGACGCTTTATATACACAACCTCAAGTCGCTCTTTTACAAGGGCCACTTGAGGTTGTTTGTTTATAAGGGTATAACAGACCCTTAAGCGTATTGAAGGTATATGAGATGTATTAGCAAGTGCATTTGATTGATGTATACCTGTGATTGTTAGGCGATGAAAGAAAATAATTATTTATGGAAAACCAGTAGTGGGACGTTAGCCCTGCTACTGGTTTTGCCGATCTTAGCGATATTCCTTACCTCTATCGGCGAGACGGATGACCTGTTCTCGCATCTGATGTCGACGGTAATGCCAACCTATACCTTTAATACGGTAGTCTTGGCCGCAGGTACGATGGCTCTGTCCCTAGTTTTTGGTATCCCTTCTGCTTGGATTATGGCCATGTGTCGGATACCCAGCGAGCGGATTTTACAATGGGCTTTAGTGTTGCCTCTGGCTATGCCGGGTTACATCGTTGGTTACATCTTTACTGATTGGCTCGACTTTGCCGGACCATTACAAATTTTGCTGCGTGATTTAACAGGTTGGGGCCCCGGAGATTATTGGTTTCCAGATATCAGAACGTTGACTGGCGCTATCATTGTGCTGGCATTGGTGCTTTACCCTTACGTTTATCTGCTGTGTCGTGCTGCATTTATGGAGCAAAATGTCTCTTTGCTGCAATCAGCGCGCTTACTAAAATGCTCTCCTTGGGAAAGTTTCTGTCGTATCTCGCTTCCACTTGTCCGCCCCTCCATTGCCGTCGGTCTGTCGTTGGTTGCAATGGAAACCATTGGTGATTTCGGTACGGTGAGCTATTTCGCCGTCAATACTCTGACCACTGCGGTTTATGATACCTGGCTCGGTTACTCAAGCTTGACCGCGGCCGCTAAGATTTCTGCCATTATGTTGGTGTTTGTGATTCTCCTGCTTAGCGCAGAGCGCTACAGTCGTCGTAAACAAAAACTATTCCAGAATCAGTTCAGTAGCCGGGAGGACTTTCGTTACGAGTTATCAGGCTGGAAGAAATGGCTGGCGCTGACTTGGTGCTGGGGACTGGTTGCGATTGCATTCTTGTTCCCGTTGATGCAACTGGTGATCTACGCTTATAAGTATTTTGCACAGAGCTGGACACCGGAATTCCGAGAATACGCGTTGAATAGCCTCTACGTTTCGCTATCGGCGGCCGTTATTGGGGTAATTGTCGCTATCACCGTGAATTTTTATAATCGCTTAGCAGCTAACCGTCAGGGGCTGGCGTTCATGCGCTTGTCTTCTATGGGGTACGCGGTACCGGGGACCGTGTTGGCGATCGGGGTAATGGTCCCGGTTTTGTTTATGGACCATTTGGTCAATGACATTGCCAAATTTATGCAATGGGGTAGGCCGGGGCTGGTTTTTTCAGGCTCAATGTTTGCGCTTATTTTTGCCTTGGTCGTCCGATTTTCTGCGGTTGCAATCGGCAGTATTGAAAGCAGCTTAAATAAGGTTTCGCCCTCTCTGGATATGGCTTCCCGCACTATGGGGTGCAATTCCAATCAGATGTTGTGGCGAGTGCATTTCCCTTTGATTCGCCGTGGTGCCTTAATTGCTGGCTTGTTGGTTTTTATTGAATCAATGAAAGAGCTGAATGCAGCGTTGCTGCTTAGGCCTTTCAACTTCGAAACATTGGCAACCTATGTCTACAACTTTGCCTCTGACGAACAACTCGAATTGGCAGCCCTACCTGCGGTGCTGCTGGTATTAGTCGGATTGATTCCCTTAGTTATGGTTAACCGTTCACTGGAGCATACACACTGATGAGCTGTGCATTATCAATCAATAACTTAACTTGTAAGTACGATGAACAGACAACCGTATTGGAATCTCTGTCGCTAGAGGTGGAACACGGTGAGATTGTTTGCTTACTAGGTGCGAGTGGCTGCGGGAAGACCACTTTACTTAAAGCGATTGCGGGCTTGTTGCCGCTCAGCTCAGGCTCAATGAGTTTGAACTGTATGACGATTGACGACGGTAAACACTGGCTGCCGCCTGAGCAGCGTAATATTGGTATGATTTTTCAGGATTACGCCCTTTTCCCACACTTAACTGTTGAAGAAAATGTGGCTTTTGGTCTGAAGACGTTGGCTAATGGTGATAGAAAAGCCAAAGTGGCAGAAATGCTTGAGCTGGTTCACCTGACAGGTTTTGAGGGGCGCTATCCGCATCAGTTGTCCGGTGGACAGCAGCAGCGTGTGGCTATTGCTCGCTCATTAGCATACAAACCTGACCTACTGCTGTTAGATGAACCCTTTTCTAACATAGACACTCAGGTTCGACACGAGTTAATTGCAGAAATCCGTAAGATCTTCAAAAAGCATGGCGTCACGGCGATATTTGTTACTCATAGTCGGGAAGAGGCGTTTGCCTTCGCCGATAAGATGGCGGTGATGAACCACGGCGTGATTGAACAGTATGGTACGGCGAGTGAGCTTTACTATCAGCCTTCGAGCAAATTTGTTGCGGATTTCTTAGGAGGCGGCAGCTACTTGATCGCGAAGCGTGTGTCTGAGTCTGAGTTTGAAACTGAGTTAGGGGTGGTTGAGGCGCAAGCTCAGCAAGAAATTCAGCTACAAGCGGAATGTGAGCTATTGCTGCGTCCACAGCATGTTCAGATCAGTGCGACTGAGGAGAGTAGTGTGACGGTTTTGGAGCAACAGTTTATGGGTGACCATTGCCGTTATGTGATTGATGCCAGTGGTAGCCGATTGTTGGCCAGTTCCGCGGAGCCACTGTCGATAGGTCAACCTGTCTCGGTTAAAGTTGAAACGCAAGGTGTATTGGCTTTTTAAATAACAAAACACCCAGCAAATCGCTAGGTGTTTTGAGCTCTAGGCTAGTTACAGTTGTAAGAATGTTTTGAACTGTTCAACGATGCCTTCTGCGGTCTCCTTGTCCGCCATCTCTGCAAAGATACGCAGAAGAGGCTCGGTACCAGAGAATCGGGCAATGACCCAACCGCCATTTTTGAAATAGACTTTAGCGCCATCTTCGTAGCTCACGCGTTCAATTTCAAACTCAAACTGTGGTAGTTGCTTCTCGACATATATCTTGTGGTGGAGTGCCTGCTTTTGTCCGGCTTTAAAGCTACAGTCTCCTTCAGCCGTATAGGCGTAGCCGTATTTGGTATAGATTTCATCAAGCAGCTCAGAAAGCTTTTTGCCTGTCACTGAAATCATCTCAACCAGCAGACTGGAGGCAAACACGCCATCTTTACCTTTGATATGGCCGCGAATGGTCAAACCGCCCGAGCTTTCACCACCGATCAACGAATCATCGGCTTCCATTTGCGAGCTGATGTGCTTAAAGCCGACGGGTACTTCAAAGCTCTTCTCACCGTGGTCAGCTGCTATTTTGTCGAGGATATGAGTAGTCGCAATGTTACGAACTACGGAGCCGGACCAGCCTTTGTACTCAAGCAAGTAATAGTAAAGCAGGATCAGCACTTCATTAGGGTGAATAAAGTGACCTTTTTCGTCGATGATGCCGAGACGATCAGCGTCACCATCGGTACCAATACCAATATCGTAACCTTGCTCTGCAACAAGATGTTTTAGACGATATAAAGTGGCAGCGCTGGGAGACGGCATCAAGCCACCAAAGTCAGGGTTTTTGCCATCGTTAATCACATCAACGTCACAGCGACCATTGATCAATACCGTTTGCAGCGCGTTTTTAGCCACACCAAACATAGGATCAATCAGTACACGTAAATTGGCTTTTTTGATCGCTTCTATGTCGATAAAATCGATAATCGAATCGACGAATTCGTTCATTGGGTTAATGATTGTAATCAGTTTATCTTCAACCGCCTGCTCAAACTCTACGCTTTGCACTTTATCGCCAGTTAAAGCTGCAATTTGAGTTTCGATCTTTTCAGTGATTATCTCATCGGCATCACGGCCCCCTTCAATAAAGACTTTAATGCCGTTGTAATCTGCTGGGTTGTGGGACGCAGTAATGCATGCCGAGTAGGCACAACCCATCGCTTTGGCTTTAAACATCACAATTGGCGTCGGAACAAATTTGTCGATGAAGCTAACGGGAATATTGTTAGCAGCAAGCACCTCGGCGAACCAGCGCCCCGCTTTATCGGATAAAAAACGACGGTCATAACCAATAATGAATCCTTTGTCGGCGACTTTCTCGTGGTTGATGATGTTTGCCAGCGCTTGGGCAACCAAGCGAACATTGTCTTTGGTAAACTCTTCACCGATAAATGCGCGCCAGCCACCAGTACCAAACTTAATCATTGCTTTAATCCTTTATTCAACAAAAGAGCCTCTGCGAGAGAGGCCCGTTGGGTAGTTAACCAAGTACAACGACGACGTCGTTGACGCTGCCTTTTGGCTGTACGGGTATCGCGGAGCCAGACACTTCTTCTCCATTGACTAGGATCGATTTGACCCCTTTGCTCACTGAGTCTGGGTTCTCCACTTTGATGTTGTACGTCGCCTCTAGCCACTGACGGGTCACTTCGAAACCCGGCCAGTTGGTTGGGATACACGGATCAATCGTCAGCCCGTCAAAACCTGTACGTACGCCAAGAATGAAGTTGGTGACTGCGAAGTAAGCCCAGCCCGATGTGCCAGTTAGCCACGGGTGGTTGGCACGTCCGTGATCTTGGTGGTCACGACCCATGATGAACTGCACGTAAGAGTAGGGTTCTGCAATCCGTTTTTCGATAATGTCATTTTGGTTGTATGGGTTGAGTGCATCGTAAAATTTCATTGCACGGTCACCACGCCCCAATTTCGCTTCTGCAACCCAAGCCCATGGGTTTGGATGTGAGAAGATAGCGCCGTTTTCTTTGACGCCTTGATAAACGCGAGTGACGAAGCCGATGTCATCGTTAGGTGTGGCGAAAGATGGAGAGTTGAGGTGTAAGCCATACTCTGAGAATAGGTTCTCATCAACCGCATCCATCGCTTTCTCACCACGCTCTTGAGAAACGGCACCAGACAATACTGCTAGCGTATTTGACTCTAAGTGAACTCGACCTTCTGTTTGCTGAGCAGTACCGATCTTGTCACCATCTTTAGTCAGACCACGGATGTACCAACCGCCTTCATCATCCCAAAGATGTGTCTCACATGCTTCACGAACGTTTGCTGCCATTTCGGTGTATTTCTCTACATCTGCGTCTTTGCCCAAGAATTTAGCAAGGTCGATGAACTCTTGTAGCGCCCAGAAATGGAGGAACGACACCATTGATGATTCGCCACCGCCTAGGTTCAGGCAGTCGTTCCAGTCTGCGCGTAGACCTTTACAGATACCGGTTTGACCTACGTACTCAGCCGAGAAATCTAGGGCAGCTTTCATGTGATCATAAACGCTGGCATCGCCACCATCTGCGTAAGGAATTATTTCGTCGAAGAAGCTGTGCTCACCGATTTCCATCACGTATTTACAGATGGTTGGCACTAACCATAGGTGGTCATCAGAACACGTGTCTTCAATGCCGTGGATTTTGTCTTCGTCGGAAGGGGTAGGAACAACCGTTGGTGACTTAGACGGTTTCACGTCTGCTTTCTCTGGATCGAACCAGTCTGGATCGAATAGGTGCAGACCATAACCCGCTTTCACCTGACCGCGCAGTAGATCAACGATACGCTTGCGTGTCATTGCTGGGTTGGCATGAGGGACTGAAATCGCATCTTGTGCGGTATCGCGGTAACCAAGGCCAGTACGACCACCTACTTCGATAAAGGATGCAAAACGAGACCACACCACACAGGTTTCAGCTTGGTATAGTGTCCAAGCATTAATCATGGTATCTAGACCTTGGTTT
This window of the Vibrio neptunius genome carries:
- the acnB gene encoding bifunctional aconitate hydratase 2/2-methylisocitrate dehydratase, which encodes MLEAYRKHVAERAAEGVVPKPLDAEQVAGLVELLKNPPQGEETVILDLLENRIPPGVDEAAYVKAGFLTAITKGEVESPLVSREKAAELLGTMQGGYNIAPLVDLLDDDALASIAAKALSHTLLMFDAFYDVEEKAKAGNTYAQQVLQSWADAEWFTSKEKVAEKITVKVFKVTGETNTDDLSPAPDAWSRPDIPVHAKAMLKMERDGINPDEPGSVGPIKQIEELQKDGIPLAYVGDVVGTGSSRKSATNSVLWFMGEDIPFVPNKRTGGICLGGKIAPIFYNTMEDSGALPIELNVQDMNMGDVIEIYPYEGVVRKGGAEISNFELSKVLLDEVRAGGRIPLIIGRGLTSRARTSLGLEENDLFAKPIDPSASSKGYTLAQKMVGKACGVEGVRAGQYCEPKMTTVGSQDTTGPMTRDELKDLACLGFSADLVMQSFCHTSAYPKPVDVNTHHTLPDFIMNRGGVSLRPGDGVIHSWLNRMLLPDTVGTGGDSHTRFPLGISFPAGSGLVAFAAATGVMPLDMPESILVRFKGEMQPGITLRDLVHAIPYYAIQQGLLTVEKAGKINEFSGRVLEIEGVEHLTVEQAFELSDASAERSAAGCTVKLSQESIEEYLNSNITMLKWMISEGYGDRRTIERRITAMEEWLAKPELMEADADAEYAHIIEIDLAEIDQPILCAPNDPDDARLLSEVQGTNIDEVFIGSCMTNIGHFRAAGKLLEQFGGQLDTRLWVAPPTKMDRDQLTEEGYYGIYGRAGVRIETPGCSLCMGNQARVADKATVMSTSTRNFPNRLGTGANVYLASAELSAVGAILGKIPTKEEYLEYAKQIDATAADTYRYLNFHKMDQYTKKADSVIFQEPA
- a CDS encoding YacL family protein, which codes for MEFEFIRNTLMGEYYVKSSMGHEIAGRWLQEEIGKDWQKIEQVESMLEAVHQSPLQEHTMLGTEISISIHGDEVTIQENVLAHGEAMAEDSEFNFYDSESTASCGLDDFELLIEQWKGFLTTK
- the glnK gene encoding P-II family nitrogen regulator; translated protein: MKLINAIIKPFKLDDVREALADVGIEGMTVSEVKGFGRQKGHTELYRGAEYQVDFLPKVKLEIATQAENVDRVIEAVSKAAHTGKIGDGKIFVYDLSQAVRIRTGEMDAEAL
- a CDS encoding Fe(3+) ABC transporter substrate-binding protein; the encoded protein is MKKLLTLSALACATLAPTAMAAEEVNVYSYRQPFLVEPMFNEFTKETGIKVNVKFAKKGLAEKLAQEGEYSPADVILTVDISRLSELTKQDLVQSVESAVLEKNIPAQYQDADNEWFALTTRTRSVYSSRDRVGKLGDDFTYADLTKPEFKGKICTRSGKHPYNVSLVSSMIAHKGEAETKEWLEGVKANLARKPQGNDRAQVKAIKEGLCDVSLGNSYYLGKMVNDKEQKAWADAVYINFPNQKTTGTHVNISGMAMAKYSPNKENALKLMEFLAGDKAQSMYAEVNYEYPVKEGVKRSDLVASWGDFKADTISLDEIADHHAAAIKLLDEVKFDL